In Candidatus Liberimonas magnetica, the following proteins share a genomic window:
- a CDS encoding DUF5683 domain-containing protein yields MKINFRKIILAVLCTTFFSGMSFAGQVIIDISKKTPANAGIRSMFFPGWGQVYNNQKTKGYIICGLALATFAYSSMLYVEADDVYTDYAKKGIKNDPLYSDYETKFNQAKNVSYFGIGIWVYSIIDALANGGNSQNNTVLERKNGFFLDYSRSGCSLTYTKKF; encoded by the coding sequence ATGAAAATAAATTTTAGAAAAATCATTTTAGCTGTTTTATGCACAACTTTTTTTTCGGGCATGTCATTTGCAGGGCAAGTCATAATTGATATAAGTAAAAAAACTCCTGCAAATGCAGGGATCCGATCCATGTTTTTTCCGGGCTGGGGCCAGGTTTATAACAATCAAAAAACAAAAGGCTATATAATATGCGGCCTGGCACTGGCAACTTTTGCCTATTCGTCTATGCTTTATGTAGAAGCAGATGATGTCTATACCGATTATGCAAAAAAAGGTATTAAAAATGATCCGTTGTATTCGGATTATGAAACTAAATTCAATCAGGCAAAGAATGTCTCTTACTTTGGCATCGGCATTTGGGTTTATAGCATAATAGACGCATTGGCCAACGGCGGTAATTCCCAAAATAATACCGTCCTTGAAAGAAAAAACGGGTTCTTTCTCGATTATTCAAGATCGGGGTGTTCTTTAACCTATACAAAGAAATTCTAA